In Streptomyces sp. P3, one DNA window encodes the following:
- a CDS encoding cellulase family glycosylhydrolase has product MFRSSLRRVLCGVAAALLIPLGAGSAGAAIDSGATGVSGATGVRAADAGAGYWHTGGRQILDAAGQPVRIAGINWFGFETGNHVVHGLWSRDYKSMIDQMKSLGYNTIRLPFSDDIFKSSTLPDSIDFSSGKNADLQGLNSLQIMDKLVSYAGQDGLKVILDRHRPDSGGQSALWYTAAVPESTWIANLKSLATRYKGRDTVVGIDLHNEPHDPACWGCGDTATDWRLAAQRAGNAVLSVNPDLLIFVEGVQTFNGVSGWWGGNLMGVGQYPVQLDVANRVVYSAHDYATSVSQQSWFSDPAFPANMPGIWDKYWGYIFKQNIAPVWVGEFGTTLQSTVDQKWLAALVSYLRPTSTYGADSFHWTFWSWNPDSGDTGGILKDDWQSVDTVKDGYLTSVKAPGFPGTGGGGGGGGGGGGGGTTACSAAYTVSSDWGGGFNAEVKVTNTGTTALSSWKVTWTWSGSQRVTNMWNASYTQSGATVTASNAAHNGTVAAGGSTSFGFGGAPGGGGAPSVTCTAA; this is encoded by the coding sequence ATGTTCCGCAGCAGCTTGCGCAGAGTGCTGTGCGGCGTTGCCGCCGCGCTGTTGATACCGCTGGGCGCCGGTTCCGCCGGGGCGGCGATCGATTCCGGTGCGACCGGCGTCTCCGGTGCGACCGGAGTCCGCGCGGCCGACGCCGGGGCCGGTTACTGGCACACCGGCGGCCGCCAGATCCTCGACGCCGCCGGGCAGCCGGTCCGGATCGCCGGGATCAACTGGTTCGGCTTCGAGACCGGCAACCACGTCGTGCACGGCCTCTGGTCCCGTGACTACAAGAGCATGATCGACCAGATGAAGTCGCTGGGCTACAACACGATCCGCCTCCCGTTCAGCGACGACATCTTCAAGAGCTCGACCCTTCCCGACAGCATCGACTTCAGCAGCGGCAAGAACGCCGACCTCCAGGGCCTCAACTCACTCCAGATCATGGACAAGCTCGTCTCGTACGCCGGGCAGGACGGCCTGAAGGTCATCCTCGACCGGCACCGGCCGGACTCCGGCGGGCAGTCGGCGCTCTGGTACACGGCGGCCGTCCCCGAGTCCACGTGGATCGCCAACCTCAAGTCCCTCGCGACCCGCTACAAGGGCCGGGACACGGTCGTCGGCATCGACCTGCACAACGAGCCGCACGATCCGGCCTGTTGGGGCTGCGGAGACACGGCGACGGACTGGCGGCTGGCCGCGCAGCGGGCCGGGAACGCGGTCCTGTCGGTCAACCCCGACCTGTTGATCTTCGTCGAGGGCGTGCAGACCTTCAACGGGGTCTCCGGCTGGTGGGGCGGCAACCTGATGGGCGTCGGCCAGTACCCGGTGCAGCTCGACGTGGCGAACCGGGTCGTGTACTCGGCCCACGACTACGCGACGAGCGTCTCCCAGCAGAGCTGGTTCAGTGATCCGGCGTTCCCGGCGAACATGCCCGGGATCTGGGACAAGTACTGGGGCTACATCTTCAAGCAGAACATCGCACCCGTGTGGGTGGGCGAGTTCGGCACCACACTCCAGTCCACGGTGGACCAGAAGTGGCTGGCCGCGCTGGTGAGTTACCTGCGTCCGACGTCGACGTACGGCGCCGACTCCTTCCACTGGACGTTCTGGTCGTGGAACCCCGACTCCGGTGACACGGGCGGCATCCTGAAGGACGACTGGCAGTCCGTGGACACCGTGAAGGACGGGTACCTGACGAGCGTCAAGGCGCCCGGCTTCCCCGGCACGGGCGGCGGCGGAGGCGGCGGGGGAGGCGGCGGAGGCGGAGGCACCACCGCGTGCAGCGCCGCCTACACCGTCAGCAGCGACTGGGGCGGCGGCTTCAACGCCGAGGTGAAGGTCACCAACACCGGGACCACGGCTCTGTCGTCCTGGAAGGTCACCTGGACCTGGAGCGGATCGCAGCGGGTGACGAACATGTGGAACGCCTCGTACACGCAGAGCGGTGCGACCGTGACCGCGTCCAACGCCGCGCACAACGGCACGGTGGCGGCGGGCGGTTCGACGAGCTTCGGCTTCGGCGGAGCGCCGGGGGGCGGAGGTGCGCCGAGCGTGACCTGCACGGCGGCGTGA
- a CDS encoding alpha/beta hydrolase codes for MRRSTAVLCGATVVLAGSLTAVPAEATTSRSAQAAAQTAAQATTRVAWKKCATDDAPTLQCASVKVPLDYAKPQGRKITLALSRVPHTARKYQGPLLVNPGGPGGSGLSLAPFVASSLPKAVASQYDVIGFDPRGVGKSQPALDCKPGYFNPVRPDSVPRTAAIEKANLSRARAFAKACGTKYASVLPYINTVNAVKDMDAIRKALGAPKINYFGYSYGTYLGQVYAKLYPTRVRRLVLDSIVDPGGVWYDANISQDYAFDARQKALMAWIAKYNGTYKLGTDPAKIEAKWYAMRAAFAKHPAGGKVGASELEDTFIPGGYYNGYWPTLASAFAAYVNGNNTAPLVSAYESIAAIDASGDNGYSVYTAVQCRDVSWPRDWNQWRKDNWAVYKKAPFMAWNNAWYNAPCAYWPTKTMKPVGVANSKLPPVLLFQATNDAATPYQGGVAVHRLLKHSSLVVEQGGGNHGITLSGNACLDKYLAKYLTDGTVPRGTGVADAVCKKTADPQPAAAARSALAAGQPATAAPGDALHRMIGVRG; via the coding sequence ATGAGAAGAAGCACAGCCGTACTGTGCGGTGCGACCGTCGTGCTCGCCGGAAGCCTCACGGCCGTCCCGGCCGAGGCCACGACGTCGCGGTCCGCGCAGGCCGCCGCCCAGACCGCCGCGCAGGCGACGACGAGGGTGGCCTGGAAGAAGTGCGCCACGGACGACGCCCCGACCCTCCAGTGCGCGTCGGTGAAGGTGCCGCTCGACTACGCCAAGCCGCAGGGCCGGAAGATAACCCTGGCCCTGTCCCGTGTCCCGCACACCGCGCGGAAGTACCAGGGCCCGCTGCTGGTCAACCCCGGCGGCCCCGGAGGCAGCGGTCTGTCCCTCGCCCCGTTCGTCGCGTCCTCGCTGCCGAAGGCGGTCGCGTCCCAGTACGACGTCATCGGCTTCGACCCGCGGGGAGTCGGCAAGAGCCAGCCCGCCCTGGACTGCAAGCCGGGCTACTTCAACCCGGTCCGCCCGGACTCCGTGCCGCGCACCGCCGCGATCGAGAAGGCGAACCTCTCGCGTGCGAGGGCCTTCGCCAAGGCCTGTGGGACGAAGTACGCGTCCGTCCTGCCGTACATCAACACGGTCAACGCCGTGAAGGACATGGACGCGATCCGCAAGGCGCTCGGCGCCCCGAAGATCAACTACTTCGGCTACTCGTACGGCACTTACCTGGGCCAGGTCTACGCGAAGCTTTACCCGACCCGGGTGCGTCGCCTGGTGCTGGACTCGATCGTCGACCCCGGCGGGGTCTGGTACGACGCCAACATCTCGCAGGACTACGCCTTCGACGCCCGCCAGAAGGCGCTGATGGCGTGGATCGCCAAGTACAACGGCACGTACAAGCTCGGCACGGACCCGGCCAAAATCGAGGCCAAGTGGTACGCGATGCGCGCCGCGTTCGCCAAGCACCCGGCCGGCGGCAAGGTGGGCGCCTCCGAGCTGGAGGACACCTTCATCCCCGGCGGGTACTACAACGGCTACTGGCCCACCCTCGCCTCGGCGTTCGCCGCCTACGTGAACGGCAACAACACCGCCCCGCTCGTCTCGGCGTACGAGAGCATCGCGGCGATCGACGCCTCGGGCGACAACGGCTACAGCGTCTACACCGCCGTGCAGTGCCGTGACGTCTCCTGGCCGCGCGACTGGAACCAGTGGCGCAAGGACAACTGGGCGGTGTACAAGAAGGCTCCGTTCATGGCCTGGAACAACGCCTGGTACAACGCGCCCTGCGCCTACTGGCCCACGAAGACGATGAAGCCGGTGGGCGTCGCCAACAGCAAGCTCCCGCCGGTGCTGCTGTTCCAGGCGACGAACGACGCGGCCACCCCCTACCAGGGCGGCGTCGCGGTCCACCGTCTGCTCAAGCACTCCAGCCTGGTGGTGGAGCAGGGCGGCGGCAACCACGGCATCACGCTGAGCGGCAACGCCTGCCTGGACAAGTACCTGGCCAAGTACCTCACCGACGGCACCGTGCCGCGCGGCACCGGGGTGGCGGACGCGGTCTGCAAGAAGACCGCCGACCCGCAGCCGGCGGCCGCGGCGCGGTCCGCCCTGGCAGCGGGTCAGCCGGCCACCGCGGCCCCCGGCGACGCCCTGCACCGGATGATCGGCGTGCGCGGCTGA
- the serC gene encoding phosphoserine transaminase has product MAEIQIPADIKPADGRFGAGPSKVRVEALDALAATGTSLLGTSHRQAPVKNLVGRVRAGISELFQLPDGYEVILGNGGSTAFWDVATHGLIENRSQHLTFGEFSSKFAKAAKLAPWLAEPTVISSDPGTHPEPAAEAGVDVYAFTHNETSTGVAAPIRRVQGADEGSLVLVDATSGAGGLPVDIAETDVYYFAPQKSFASDGGLWIGVFSPAAIERAERIHASGRHIPEFFSLPTAIDNSRKNQTYNTPALATLFLLDQQLEWINGQGGLAWSTARTKDSAGRLYGWAEESKHAAPFVTDPAKRSQVIGTIDFADEIDAAAIAKVLRANGIVDTEPYRKLGRNQLRVAMFPAIDPSDVEALTACVDYVIEKL; this is encoded by the coding sequence GTGGCTGAGATCCAGATTCCTGCTGACATCAAGCCCGCCGACGGTCGATTCGGCGCGGGCCCCTCCAAGGTGCGGGTGGAGGCGCTGGACGCCCTGGCCGCCACCGGCACGTCCCTCCTCGGCACCTCCCACCGCCAGGCCCCGGTGAAGAACCTGGTCGGCCGGGTGCGCGCGGGCATCTCCGAGCTGTTCCAGCTCCCGGACGGGTACGAGGTGATCCTGGGCAACGGCGGCTCGACCGCGTTCTGGGACGTCGCGACCCACGGCCTGATCGAGAACAGGTCGCAGCACCTCACGTTCGGCGAGTTCAGCTCGAAGTTCGCGAAGGCCGCGAAGCTCGCCCCCTGGCTGGCCGAGCCCACCGTGATCTCCTCCGACCCGGGCACGCACCCCGAGCCGGCCGCCGAGGCGGGCGTCGACGTGTACGCGTTCACGCACAACGAGACGTCCACCGGTGTCGCCGCCCCGATCCGGCGTGTCCAGGGCGCCGACGAGGGCTCCCTCGTCCTGGTGGACGCCACCTCCGGCGCCGGCGGCCTGCCGGTCGACATCGCCGAGACGGACGTCTACTACTTCGCCCCGCAGAAGTCCTTCGCCTCCGACGGCGGCCTGTGGATCGGCGTGTTCTCCCCGGCCGCGATCGAGCGCGCCGAGCGCATCCACGCGTCCGGCCGCCACATCCCGGAGTTCTTCAGCCTGCCGACGGCGATCGACAACTCCCGCAAGAACCAGACGTACAACACCCCGGCCCTGGCCACTCTCTTCCTGCTCGACCAGCAGCTGGAGTGGATCAACGGCCAGGGCGGCCTCGCCTGGTCCACGGCCCGCACCAAGGACTCCGCCGGCCGCCTCTACGGCTGGGCCGAGGAGTCGAAGCACGCCGCCCCGTTCGTCACCGACCCGGCCAAGCGCTCCCAGGTCATCGGCACGATCGACTTCGCGGACGAGATCGACGCCGCCGCGATCGCCAAGGTGCTGCGCGCCAACGGCATCGTCGACACCGAGCCCTACCGCAAGCTCGGTCGCAACCAGCTGCGCGTCGCGATGTTCCCGGCGATCGACCCGTCGGACGTCGAGGCCCTGACGGCGTGCGTCGACTACGTGATCGAGAAGCTGTAA
- a CDS encoding FAD-binding and (Fe-S)-binding domain-containing protein: MTDLQDLEGELRRVVRGDVDFGVTARALVTMDASNYRRVPLGVVAPRDADDVAAVLQVCRSHAVPVVARGAGTSIAGQATGAGVVLDFTRHMNRLVSLDAGARTAVVQPGLVLDRLQEAAAPHGLRFGPDPSTHSRCTLGGMIGNNACGSHSVAWGTTADSVRELSVLTARGDRLRLGRGWAGAPDGLRALVEGDLARLRTGFPDLPRRISGYALDALLPENGADVARSFCGSEGTLGVLTEAVVALVEAPRARGLAVLGYADEGAAAEAAAGLLPFGPLTVEGMAADLVPPATAVALPRGGAWLFVETGGGSADEAHARARTIVRAADALDARVVTDPAGQRALWRVREDAAGTATRMPGGGEAWPGWEDCAVPPARLGGYLRDFRGLLARHDLRGTPYGHFGDGCVHVRIDFDLLSKAGVARFRRFSEELAELVVSHGGSLSGEHGDGQARAELLPRMYGAELVALFERAKGVWDPDDLLNPGMLVRPAPLDGNLRFSVLPREPVDVAFGYPSDGGDFAAAVRRCVGVAKCRTTAGATGPAGAAGAADAAGVMCPSFRATGREEHSTRGRARLLHEMLAGELVTDGWRSTEVRDALDLCLSCKGCRSDCPVAVDMATYKAEFLHHHYAGRRRPAAHYSMGRLPVWLRWAARLRAAAAVNALASVGPLARLAKRAGGIAPERALPRLARETFGVWWRRRETGRTVSGTGSGTAPGSRERGDLVVLWPDTFTEHLSPSVGRAAVRVLEAAGLRVALPPTLRMRGRPVGDGRSRSAAALLTARRGRVCCGLTYVSTGQLDHARVVLRRTLDLMGPVLETAAPVVVLEPSCAAALRTDLPELLHDDPRAARLAARVLTFAETLERHAPGWAPPRLDRPAVGQTHCHQHAVLGDAADRRLRAAAGLTGDLSGGCCGLAGDFGFTAGHFEVSTACAQERLLPSVRAAPGDALVLADGYSCRTQLEQLAGVRGRHLAEALAEALEDGPAEETAEDPRSC, from the coding sequence ATGACGGATCTCCAGGACCTCGAGGGTGAGCTGCGGCGGGTCGTCCGGGGGGACGTGGATTTCGGGGTGACGGCCCGGGCGCTGGTCACCATGGACGCGTCCAACTACCGGCGTGTCCCGCTCGGCGTCGTCGCGCCGCGGGACGCCGACGACGTGGCGGCCGTCCTCCAGGTGTGCCGGTCGCACGCGGTGCCGGTCGTCGCGCGCGGCGCGGGCACGTCCATCGCGGGGCAGGCGACGGGGGCGGGCGTGGTGCTGGACTTCACCCGGCACATGAACCGGCTGGTGTCGCTGGACGCGGGGGCTCGCACGGCCGTCGTGCAGCCGGGGCTGGTGCTCGACCGGCTGCAGGAGGCCGCGGCGCCGCACGGGCTGCGCTTCGGCCCCGACCCGTCCACGCACAGCCGGTGCACGCTCGGCGGGATGATCGGCAACAACGCGTGCGGGTCCCATTCGGTGGCCTGGGGGACCACGGCGGACAGCGTGCGCGAGCTGTCGGTGCTCACCGCGCGCGGGGACCGGCTGCGGCTCGGGCGGGGGTGGGCCGGGGCGCCGGACGGGCTGCGGGCCCTTGTCGAGGGGGACCTCGCGCGGCTGCGGACCGGATTCCCGGACCTGCCCCGCCGGATCTCCGGGTACGCCCTGGACGCGCTGCTGCCGGAGAACGGCGCGGACGTCGCCCGTTCGTTCTGCGGCTCCGAAGGCACCCTGGGCGTCCTGACGGAGGCGGTCGTCGCTCTCGTCGAGGCGCCACGCGCGCGCGGGCTCGCGGTGCTCGGGTACGCCGACGAGGGCGCCGCCGCCGAGGCCGCGGCCGGGCTGCTGCCGTTCGGGCCGCTGACGGTGGAGGGCATGGCGGCCGACCTGGTGCCGCCGGCGACGGCGGTCGCCCTGCCGCGGGGCGGTGCCTGGCTGTTCGTGGAGACCGGCGGAGGGTCGGCGGACGAGGCACACGCGCGTGCGCGGACGATCGTGCGCGCGGCGGACGCCCTGGACGCGCGCGTGGTGACGGACCCCGCCGGGCAGCGGGCGCTGTGGCGGGTACGGGAGGACGCCGCCGGCACGGCGACCCGGATGCCCGGCGGCGGCGAGGCATGGCCCGGCTGGGAGGACTGCGCGGTGCCGCCCGCCCGGCTCGGCGGCTATCTGCGCGACTTCCGCGGGCTGCTCGCGCGCCACGATCTGCGCGGCACGCCCTACGGGCACTTCGGGGACGGCTGCGTCCACGTCCGCATCGACTTCGATCTGTTGTCGAAGGCCGGTGTCGCCCGGTTCCGGCGGTTCTCGGAGGAGCTGGCGGAGCTGGTCGTGTCGCACGGCGGTTCGCTCTCCGGCGAGCACGGGGACGGGCAGGCGCGGGCCGAACTGCTGCCCCGGATGTACGGGGCGGAGCTCGTCGCGCTGTTCGAGCGGGCGAAGGGCGTGTGGGACCCGGACGACCTGCTCAACCCGGGGATGCTGGTGCGCCCCGCGCCCCTCGACGGCAACCTGCGCTTCTCCGTCCTGCCGCGCGAGCCGGTGGACGTGGCCTTCGGGTACCCGTCCGACGGCGGCGACTTCGCGGCGGCGGTGCGCCGGTGCGTGGGGGTCGCGAAGTGCCGTACGACGGCGGGGGCGACGGGACCCGCGGGGGCCGCGGGCGCGGCGGACGCGGCGGGGGTGATGTGCCCGTCGTTCCGGGCCACCGGACGCGAGGAGCACTCCACGCGCGGCCGGGCCCGGCTGCTGCACGAGATGCTGGCGGGCGAGCTGGTGACGGACGGCTGGCGTTCCACGGAGGTCCGGGACGCGCTGGACCTGTGCCTGTCCTGCAAGGGCTGCCGCTCGGACTGCCCGGTGGCAGTCGACATGGCCACCTACAAGGCGGAGTTCCTGCACCACCACTACGCGGGCCGCCGGCGCCCGGCCGCGCACTACAGCATGGGGCGGCTGCCGGTGTGGCTGCGGTGGGCGGCGCGGCTGCGGGCCGCGGCGGCCGTGAACGCGCTGGCGTCCGTGGGACCGCTGGCCCGGCTCGCGAAGCGGGCGGGCGGTATCGCGCCGGAACGGGCGCTCCCGCGGCTGGCGCGCGAGACGTTCGGCGTGTGGTGGCGCAGGAGGGAGACGGGGAGGACGGTGAGCGGGACAGGGAGCGGGACCGCCCCCGGGAGCCGGGAGCGCGGTGACCTGGTCGTCCTGTGGCCCGACACGTTCACCGAGCACCTCTCCCCGTCCGTGGGCCGGGCGGCCGTCCGGGTGCTGGAGGCGGCGGGGCTGCGGGTGGCGCTGCCGCCGACGCTGCGGATGCGGGGGCGGCCGGTGGGCGACGGCCGGTCCCGGAGCGCGGCCGCGCTGCTGACCGCCCGCCGGGGCCGGGTCTGCTGCGGGCTGACATACGTCTCGACCGGTCAGCTCGACCACGCGCGCGTGGTGCTGCGCCGTACGCTCGACCTGATGGGACCGGTGCTGGAGACGGCCGCCCCGGTCGTCGTCCTGGAGCCGAGCTGTGCGGCCGCCCTGCGCACCGACCTGCCCGAGCTGCTGCACGACGACCCGCGCGCGGCCCGCCTGGCGGCCCGTGTCCTCACGTTCGCGGAGACCCTGGAACGGCACGCCCCCGGCTGGGCCCCGCCCCGTCTGGACCGTCCGGCGGTCGGCCAGACCCACTGCCACCAGCACGCGGTGCTGGGCGACGCGGCCGACCGGCGGCTGCGCGCGGCCGCCGGTCTCACCGGCGACCTGAGCGGCGGCTGCTGCGGTCTGGCGGGCGACTTCGGCTTCACGGCCGGCCACTTCGAGGTGTCGACGGCCTGTGCGCAGGAACGGCTCCTGCCGTCCGTGCGGGCCGCCCCCGGGGACGCGCTGGTCCTGGCCGACGGCTACTCCTGCCGCACCCAACTGGAGCAGCTGGCGGGGGTGCGGGGCAGACACCTGGCAGAAGCTCTGGCGGAGGCACTGGAGGACGGGCCGGCCGAGGAGACCGCCGAGGACCCACGCAGCTGCTGA
- a CDS encoding serine/threonine-protein kinase, whose amino-acid sequence MREGQVLGGRYVLERLVERGGMGEVWRGHDPDLDRTVAVKALPLDRIELRGGTETAAKTRRLRIDFFEREARAMARIDSPRVAVVHDLGREGDVLFLVMEFIDGISLAGVIGEGVQLTLEQVVRWTVQICEGLAAAHGCGVIHRDVKPANIMITKDGDAKVVDFGIARFQDATRSRSGFGTLLYTAPERFDREGEETYRVDLYSLGCVLHEMLTLKPPFGRADSSDAYLVHQHLHRPPPPPSESRAGISPDLDRLVLRLLDKVPTRRPESAEEVARTIERVILHDPRAVVRADVVRDSGGGRPHVNTAYVEQIRRNERRIRELHEWEDWMSDVVLEARAQQAELTGESGDARGAAALYQSLGDDCARGLGWEHARVKLAYVAAARWTDLIDDEPEL is encoded by the coding sequence GTGAGGGAGGGGCAGGTGCTCGGCGGCCGGTACGTGCTGGAGAGGCTCGTCGAGCGGGGCGGTATGGGCGAGGTGTGGCGTGGCCACGACCCCGACCTGGATCGGACGGTGGCGGTGAAGGCGCTGCCGCTGGATCGCATCGAGCTCCGGGGCGGCACCGAAACGGCTGCGAAGACCCGGCGTCTGCGCATCGACTTCTTCGAACGTGAGGCACGTGCGATGGCCCGGATCGACAGCCCGCGCGTGGCGGTCGTGCACGATCTGGGCCGTGAGGGTGACGTCCTGTTCCTCGTCATGGAGTTCATCGACGGCATCTCGCTCGCGGGGGTCATCGGTGAGGGGGTGCAGCTGACGCTGGAGCAGGTCGTGCGCTGGACGGTGCAGATCTGTGAGGGGCTGGCGGCGGCCCATGGGTGCGGAGTGATCCACCGGGACGTCAAGCCCGCCAACATCATGATCACGAAGGACGGCGACGCCAAGGTCGTCGACTTCGGGATCGCTCGCTTCCAGGACGCGACCCGCTCCCGCAGCGGCTTCGGCACCCTCCTCTACACCGCGCCCGAGCGTTTCGACCGGGAGGGGGAGGAGACGTACCGGGTCGATCTGTACTCGCTGGGCTGCGTCCTGCACGAGATGCTCACCCTGAAGCCCCCCTTCGGCCGGGCCGACTCCTCGGACGCCTATCTCGTCCATCAGCACCTGCACAGGCCGCCGCCCCCGCCGAGCGAGTCCCGCGCCGGGATCTCCCCGGATCTCGACCGGCTCGTGCTGAGACTGCTCGACAAGGTGCCGACGCGGCGGCCCGAGAGCGCCGAGGAGGTGGCCCGGACCATCGAGCGGGTGATCCTGCACGATCCTCGTGCGGTCGTCCGGGCCGACGTGGTCCGCGACTCGGGCGGCGGGCGGCCGCACGTGAACACGGCGTACGTGGAGCAGATCCGTCGCAACGAACGCCGGATCCGGGAGCTCCACGAGTGGGAGGACTGGATGTCGGACGTCGTCCTCGAAGCCCGGGCGCAGCAGGCCGAGCTGACGGGTGAGTCCGGCGACGCCCGCGGAGCCGCCGCCCTGTACCAGAGCCTGGGCGACGACTGTGCCCGCGGGCTCGGCTGGGAGCACGCCCGGGTGAAGCTGGCCTACGTGGCGGCGGCGCGCTGGACCGACCTGATCGACGACGAACCGGAGCTGTGA
- a CDS encoding peptidoglycan bridge formation glycyltransferase FemA/FemB family protein, whose translation MSLCVRSISRDEHLAFVAGRPSVSHMQVPSWGDVKPDWRAESLGWTDKTGVLVGAGLVLLRPLPRLRRYLAYLPEGPVVDWHAPDLAERWLAPMLAHLRKRGAFSVKMGPPVVVRRWSADAVKAAIADPDAHRLGDAEPTSYDQGAQDVADRLRRAGWRPAGRGGEEGFAAGQPRHVFQVPFAGRSLDDVHSGLNQQWRRNIKKAENAGVKVVRGGAEDLPAFYGLYTETAERDRFVPRPLSYFQRMWDALNAEHPDRMRLYLAYHDGEVLAAATMVTVGEHVWYSYGASTVRRREVQPGNAMQWRMMTDAHEQGAAVYDLRGITDTLDESDHLLGLLRFKVGTGGQAVEYLGEWDFPLNKVLHAALNLYLARR comes from the coding sequence ATGAGTCTGTGTGTCCGGTCCATCAGCCGCGACGAGCACCTGGCGTTCGTCGCGGGTCGTCCGTCGGTCAGCCATATGCAGGTCCCGTCGTGGGGCGACGTGAAGCCGGACTGGCGGGCCGAGAGCCTGGGGTGGACCGACAAGACGGGCGTGCTCGTGGGGGCCGGGCTGGTGCTGCTGCGGCCGTTGCCGAGGCTGCGCAGGTACCTGGCGTATCTGCCCGAGGGTCCGGTCGTCGACTGGCACGCGCCGGATCTCGCCGAGCGCTGGCTGGCGCCGATGCTCGCGCATCTGAGGAAGCGGGGGGCGTTCTCGGTGAAGATGGGTCCGCCCGTCGTCGTGCGGCGCTGGAGCGCCGACGCCGTGAAGGCGGCCATCGCCGATCCGGACGCCCACCGGCTGGGGGACGCCGAGCCGACCTCGTACGACCAGGGCGCCCAGGACGTCGCCGACCGGCTGCGCCGGGCCGGCTGGCGGCCGGCCGGGCGGGGCGGCGAGGAGGGTTTCGCGGCCGGCCAGCCGCGCCACGTCTTCCAGGTGCCGTTCGCGGGGCGTTCGCTGGACGACGTCCACAGCGGCCTGAACCAGCAGTGGCGGCGCAACATCAAGAAGGCCGAGAACGCGGGCGTGAAGGTGGTCCGGGGCGGGGCGGAGGACCTGCCGGCGTTCTACGGGCTGTACACCGAGACCGCCGAGCGCGACCGTTTCGTCCCGCGCCCGCTGTCCTACTTCCAGCGGATGTGGGACGCGCTGAACGCCGAGCATCCCGACCGTATGCGGCTCTACCTCGCGTACCACGACGGCGAGGTACTCGCCGCGGCCACCATGGTGACCGTCGGCGAGCACGTCTGGTACTCCTACGGCGCCTCCACCGTCCGCAGACGCGAGGTCCAGCCCGGCAACGCCATGCAGTGGCGCATGATGACGGACGCCCACGAGCAGGGTGCGGCCGTCTACGACCTGCGGGGGATCACCGACACGCTGGACGAGTCCGACCATCTGCTCGGTCTGCTCCGCTTCAAGGTGGGCACGGGCGGCCAGGCCGTCGAGTACCTGGGGGAGTGGGACTTCCCCCTCAACAAGGTGCTGCACGCGGCGCTGAACCTGTACCTGGCCCGCCGCTAG
- a CDS encoding DMT family transporter, producing the protein MTAPDAAAATVPAASPPPSGAPAAGPGRFGSLGPVGLVLAGGISVQFGGALAVTLMPRAGALGVVALRLLVAAVVLLVVCRPRLRGHSRADWGTVVVFGVTMAAMNGLFYQALDRIPLGPAVTLEVLGPLALSVVASRRALNLVWAALALMGVFLLSGGGGGHGGGFGALDPAGVAFALGAGAMWAAYIVFSARTGRRFPQADGLALAMAVGALLFLPLGLVESGAKLADPVTLGLGAGVAMLSSVLPYTLELLALRRMPASTFAILMSLEPAIAATAGFLILDQALTTVQAAAIALVVAASMGAVRTQVGRRRAVAPEA; encoded by the coding sequence GTGACCGCCCCCGACGCAGCCGCCGCCACCGTCCCAGCCGCCTCGCCGCCGCCCTCCGGCGCCCCGGCGGCAGGCCCGGGCCGGTTCGGCTCCCTCGGTCCCGTCGGACTGGTGCTCGCCGGCGGGATCTCGGTGCAGTTCGGCGGCGCGCTCGCGGTGACGCTGATGCCGAGGGCGGGCGCCCTGGGCGTGGTGGCCCTGCGGCTGCTGGTGGCCGCCGTGGTGCTGCTGGTCGTCTGTCGGCCGCGGCTGCGCGGCCACTCGCGCGCCGACTGGGGCACGGTCGTCGTCTTCGGCGTCACGATGGCCGCGATGAACGGCCTGTTCTACCAGGCGCTGGACCGCATCCCGCTGGGCCCGGCGGTCACGCTCGAGGTCCTCGGTCCGCTGGCCCTCTCCGTCGTCGCCTCGCGCCGCGCGCTGAACCTGGTGTGGGCCGCGCTGGCCCTCATGGGCGTGTTCCTGCTCAGTGGCGGCGGTGGCGGTCACGGCGGTGGCTTCGGCGCGCTCGACCCGGCGGGCGTCGCGTTCGCGCTGGGGGCCGGCGCGATGTGGGCGGCGTACATCGTCTTCAGCGCCCGCACCGGCCGGCGGTTCCCGCAGGCGGACGGGCTCGCCCTGGCGATGGCGGTGGGCGCGCTGCTCTTCCTCCCGCTGGGGCTCGTCGAGTCGGGCGCGAAGCTCGCCGACCCGGTCACGCTGGGCCTGGGCGCGGGGGTGGCCATGCTGTCCTCGGTCCTGCCCTACACCCTCGAACTGCTCGCCCTGCGCCGCATGCCCGCGTCCACGTTCGCGATCCTGATGAGTCTGGAGCCGGCCATCGCCGCGACCGCGGGATTCCTCATCCTCGACCAGGCCCTGACCACGGTCCAGGCGGCCGCGATCGCCCTGGTCGTGGCGGCGAGCATGGGTGCGGTGCGGACCCAGGTCGGGCGGCGCAGGGCAGTCGCTCCGGAGGCCTGA